A DNA window from Helianthus annuus cultivar XRQ/B chromosome 15, HanXRQr2.0-SUNRISE, whole genome shotgun sequence contains the following coding sequences:
- the LOC110914105 gene encoding uncharacterized protein LOC110914105 codes for MTIQTHLTSRIHDAQQEALKPDNIRAGSLRGIEAQLMPKEDGILYFMGRIWVPFFGDLRALILDEAHKSRYSIHPGSDKMYQDLKGFYWWPNLKSDIATYVGKCLTCAKVEAEYQKPSGLLQQPEIPV; via the coding sequence ATGACTATACAAACTCATCTCACATCTCGGATTCACGATGCTCAACAAGAAGCACTTAAACCAGACAATATTCGAGCCGGATCCTTACGGGGAATTGAGGCACAATTGATGCCAAAGGAGGATGGAATATTGTACTTTAtgggacgaatttgggttccatTCTTCGGCGACCTACGAGCGCTTATTTTGGACGAGGCACATAAGTCAAGGTACTCTATACATCcgggatcagataagatgtaccaagatttaaaagGATTTTATTGGTGGCCTAATCTTAAAAGCGACATTGCTACCTATGTCGGAAAATGCCTTACATGCGCCAAAGTTGAGGCGGAATATCAAAAGCCTTCAGGATtactgcaacaacctgaaattcccgtaTAG